A genomic window from Punica granatum isolate Tunisia-2019 chromosome 2, ASM765513v2, whole genome shotgun sequence includes:
- the LOC116194056 gene encoding anthranilate synthase alpha subunit 1, chloroplastic-like, with protein sequence MQTLPFSHRLVQFDCRLSQLPVGGGGGISFRASRSVACRGAFKCVSPSSPSLADNAVKFKEASKNGNLIPLHRCIFADQLTPVLAYRCLVNEDDREAPSFLFESVEPGFRASSVGRYSVVGSQPALEIVAKANKVTIVDHEQGRTIEEVVDDPMTIPRRISEQWKPQLIDDLPDAFCGGWVGYFSYDTVRYVEKKKLPFSSAPTDDRNLADIHLGLYDDVIVFDHVEKKAHVIHWVWLDRHSSIEDAYEDGVKRLEVLLRKVQDISPPRLSAGSVELCTRDFGPSLEKSNMSSEEYKKAVVEAKEHILAGDIFQIVLSQRFERRTFADPFEIYRALRIVNPSPYMTYLQARGCILVASSPEILTRVKKNKIVNRPLAGTSRRGKTIEEDEMLEVKLLKDEKQCAEHIMLVDLGRNDVGKVSKHGSVNVEKLMNVERYSHVMHISSTVTGELDDGLTCWDALQAALPVGTVSGAPKVKAMELIDELEPTRRGPYSGGFGAVSLTGDMDVALALRTIVFPTGIRFDTMFSYSDARKRREWVAYLQAGAGIVANSDPDDEHQECQNKAAGLARAIDLAESTFVNK encoded by the exons ATGCAAACCCTACCCTTCTCCCACCGCTTGGTCCAGTTCGACTGCCGGCTGTCTCAGCTCCCGGTGGGCGGTGGCGGCGGCATTTCATTCCGAGCCTCGAGGTCCGTCGCGTGTCGCGGTGCATTCAAGTGCGTCTCCCCGTCAAGTCCGTCTTTAG CTGACAATGCCGTGAAGTTTAAGGAAGCTTCCAAGAACGGAAACTTAATTCCGCTTCACCGTTGCATTTTCGCTGACCAACTGACTCCAGTTCTCGCTTATAGATGTTTGGTGAACGAAGATGATCGGGAGGCTCCAAGTTTTCTTTTTGAGTCAGTTGAGCCTGGTTTTCGGGCCTCTAGTGTT GGACGGTACAGCGTTGTTGGTTCTCAACCAGCACTAGAAATTGTGGCTAAAGCAAATAAAGTTACCATAGTGGATCATGAGCAGGGGCGCACGATCGAGGAGGTCGTTGATGATCCAATGACGATACCAAGGAGAATCTCCGAGCAATGGAAACCCCAACTCATTGATGACCTTCCAGATGCATTTTGTG GTGGCTGGGTTGGTTATTTCTCATATGATACTGTTCGCTATGTGGAGAAGAAAAAGCTACCCTTCTCTTCGGCACCAACTGATGACAGAAACCTTGCCGACATCCATCTTGGCCTGTATGATGATGTGATTGTATTTGATCATGTGGAGAAG AAAGCACACGTGATTCACTGGGTTTGGCTTGATCGGCACTCCTCAATTGAGGATGCATATGAAGATGGAGTGAAACGTTTGGAGGTGTTGTTGCGCAAAGTGCAGGACATTAGCCC GCCAAGGCTGTCTGCTGGCTCAGTGGAACTATGTACACGGGATTTTGGTCCTTCTTTGGAGAAGTCAAATATGTCAAGTGAAGAATATAAAAAAGCTGTAGTGGAGGCAAAAGAACACATTCTGGCAGGAGATATCTTTCAAATTGTATTGAGTCAACGTTTTGAACGAAGGACCTTTGCTGATCCATTTGAAATCTATAGAGCATTACGAATCGTTAACCCGAGTCCATATATGACATACTTACAA GCAAGAGGCTGTATTTTGGTTGCTTCAAGCCCTGAAATTCTGACGCGTGTTAAGAAG aacaagatCGTCAATCGCCCTTTAGCTGGAACCTCGAGAAGAGGCAAGAcaattgaagaagatgagatgCTGGAAGTCAAGCTACTAAAAGATGAAAAGCAATGTGCAGAACACATCATGCTAGTTGATTTGGGACGCAATGATGTCGGAAAG GTTTCAAAACATGGGTCAGTGAATGTGGAAAAGCTTATGAATGTTGAACGATACTCTCATGTGATGCATATAAGCTCGACG GTAACGGGCGAGTTGGATGATGGACTCACTTGCTGGGATGCCCTGCAAGCTGCATTGCCTGTTGGAACTGTCAGTGGGGCGCCCAAG GTGAAGGCGATGGAGCTGATCGACGAGCTGGAGCCCACGAGGCGTGGGCCCTACAGTGGAGGGTTTGGAGCAGTCTCCTTAACAGGAGACATGGACGTGGCCCTGGCTCTGAGGACCATTGTGTTCCCAACAGGGATACGATTCGACACCATGTTCTCGTACAGCGATGCCAGGAAGCGCCGAGAATGGGTGGCTTACCTCCAGGCCGGTGCAGGAATTGTCGCCAACAGTGATCCGGACGATGAGCACCAGGAGTGCCAGAACAAGGCCGCAGGGCTTGCGCGAGCTATCGACTTGGCAGAATCGACCTTCGTGAATAAGTAG